The Naumannella cuiyingiana DNA window CCGTCGAACCGATCACCGCCAGCCTGCCGCCGGTCGCGGCGAGCCAGGTCGAACCGAGCCAGAACGTGAGCGTGCCGAAGCCATGAGCGTCCTCGTCCTCAGCGCCTCCCATCACACCGCGTCGGTGGAGCTGCTCTCCGCGCTCACCCTCGACGCGCCCGCCCGCGGCAAGCTCGCCACCGAGGTGTATGCCAGCGAGTTCGTGGACGAGGTGCTGGTCCTGTCCACCTGCAACCGCACGGAGATCTATGCGGCGGTGTCGAAGTTCCACGGCGGCCTCGAGGAGGTGACGACCGCGCTCGCGACCGTCTCCGGCGTACCCCTGCACCGCCTGCAGGACGCCTGCGCCGTCTCCTACGACGAGCGTGCCGTGCAACACGCGTTCTCCGTCGCCTCCGGGATGGCGTCGATGGTCCGCGGCGAGCAGCAGATCCTCGGCCAGGTACGGGCCGCGCTCACCGAGTCCCAGCAGGCCGGAACGGTCGGCACCGCCTTGAACGCCCTGTTCCAGCAGGCCCTGCGCGTCGGCAAGCGGGTCCAGCACGAGACGTCGGCCGGTTCGGCCGGCCGATCGTTGATCACGGCCGCGCTCGACCGGGTGCCGACCGTCGCCGGCCGTCGGGTCCTGATCGTCGGCGCCGGCGCGATGGCCTCCCTGGCCGCCCGCACCGCCTACGCCCGCGGCGCCGAGATCGGATTGGTCAACCGCACCCGCAGCAAGGCCGAGAACCTTGCGGAATCCGTTGCCGGCAAGGTGTTCGCGCTCTCCGAGCTGCGCACCGCCGTCGCAGAGGCGGACGTGCTGATCAGTTGCACCGGCGGCCGCGATCCGCTGTTGCGCCCCGATGATCTTGCCGGCAGCGCCGTCCGCCATGCGATCGACCTCGGCCTGCCGGCCGACATCGACCCGGCAGTCGCGCAGTTGCCCGGGGTCGAGTTGATCAACCTGGAGAGCTTGGCCCACGGCGGCTTCGACACCGCCTCCGATGCCGAGCTCGCCGACGCGGAGCGCCTGGTCGCCGACGAGGTCAGCGACTTCCTCGCCGCCCGCCATGCGGCCGCGGTGACGCCGACCGTGGTCGCGCTCCGCACCATGGCGGGCGAGATCCTCGACACCGAGCTGGCCCGCCTCGACGCGCGGACCCGTGGTCTCGGCGAGACCGAGCGCGCCGAGGTCGCCCAGGCGATGCGCCGGGTGGTGGAGAAGCTGCTGCACCAGCCGACGGTCAGGGTCCGCCAGCTCGCCACCGACACCGCGGAGATGGACTACGCGGGCGCGCTGCGTGAGTTGTTCGCACTGGATGCGGACGCGGTACGCGCCGTCAGCGACGCAGAACCCCCGCCGCGATGACCGACCGGACGCTGCGGATCGGCGCCCGCCGCTCCCCGCTCGCCGTGGCCCAGGCCCGCTGGGTCGCCGACCGGCTCGCCGACCGCGGGATCGCCACCAAGCTGGTCGGGATCACCACCCACGGCGACACCGACCCACGCGAACTCACCCAGATCGGCGGCACCGGCGTCTTCGCCGGGGCGGTACGCCGGGCTCTGCGCGACGGTGAGATCGACCTCGCCGTGCATTCCGCCAAGGACCTGCCGACGGTCCCCGAGCCCGGACTCGAGGTGGTGGCCCACCCGGCCCGCGAGGACCCGCGCGATGTCCTGGTCGGCGCCCGGCTGGAAGAGCTGCGTGACGGGGATCGGATCGGCACGGGATCGCCGCGCCGCGCCGCACAGCTCGCGGCCTGGGCGGCCGGGCGCGGCATCACCCTCGAGATCGTGCCGATCCGCGGCAATGTCGACACCCGGATCGGCAAGGTCCGCGACGGCGAGCTCGCGGCGACCCTGCTCGCGGCCGCCGGCCTGCGCCGCCTGGACCGCCTGGACCTGGCAGAGGGTGAGGACGGGGCGCAGGTGTCCGGCGTACCCGCCGAGATCTTGTCGCCGCAGGTGATGCTGCCCGCCGCGGCCCAGGGCGCGCTCGCGGTCGAGGCGGCGCCCGGCACCGCCGCCGCCACGGCCGCCGCCGGACTGGACGATGCCGAGACCCGCGCCCGGGTCGGCGCCGAACGCGCGCTGCTGGCGACGCTGGAGGCGGGATGCACGGCGCCGGTGGGGGTGCTCGCGAGTCTCATCAGGCGGCGTGATAGTGGGCCCGATTTGACTCTCGCCGCCGTAATTGGGAGAACGTATCCGAGCACGTTCGACGAGGCGGCCCCGGCCGATCCGCTCCTGCGGGTCGACGGCACCGCGCCGGCGGGCGAGGCAACCGCCCTGGGGGCAACACTTGCGGGCGAATTGCTGGCTCGACTCGACCGGCCAACTCCGTGATCCGGCGCGAGGTCTGAGACCTCCCGGCGGGCGAAAGGAAGCGTGACCTGAAGTGACCAGCACGGCCCGCAAGGCGGCTTCGAACGGTTCCCGGTCCGCGGCGCGCAAGCAGACGAGGAGTTCCTCGACCGCGAACGGCCGTAACGGTACGCCGTCGCGCGGCAAGGCCAAGGCCGGCACCGACCACGCCGCGCTGGCCCCGCCGGCCCGCGGCCGGGTGATCTTCGTCGGCACCGGTCCCGGCGACCCCGACCTGCTGACCCTCGGCGCGGTCGCCGCGATCGCCGACGCCGATGCCGTCGTGCTCGATCACGACGACCTGCGCGCGATCCTCGACCACCCCTCCGTGACGGTCGCCGACGACATCGCCGTCACCGTTGTCGGCCGTCAGCCCTCGGGCAAGCTCCAGCCGCCGTCCGCGCGGGCCCGGACCGTGCTCAAGCTGGCCACCGGCGGCAAGCGGGTGATCCGGCTGGTCGCCGGGGACCCCTTCCTGGACGGCGGTATCGCCGACGAGGCGGCCGCGTGTGTCCGCGGGGGCATCGACTTCGAGGTGGTCCCGGGCGTGTCCAGCCTGACCGCCGTGCCGGAGTACGCCGGCATCGCCATGCAGCACGCCGGCGGCATCCACTTCGCCTCCGCCCCGGACAAGATCACCAAGACCCAGGCCGCGCAGTGGTCGACGACCGGCACGATGGTCGTCTCCACCGTCGCCGGGTTGGTCGCCGAACTGGCGGAATCGGCACTGGCCGCCGGGCGACCCGGCGAGGACGCCGTGCTGGTCACCTTCGACGGCGGCTCGACGAAGCAGAACTCGATCACCAGCGTGCTCTCCGAGCTCGCCGAGGACATCACGGCCGCGATCGCCGACGCCGGGACCGATCCCGAGGATCCGGTGCATGTGATGGTCGGGCCGGCGGTCAGCCTGCGCGAGGACCTGTCCTGGTACGAGACCAAGCCGCTGTTCGGCTGGCGGGTGCTGGTTCCGCGGACCAAGGACCAGGCCGGCCCGATGACCACCCGGCTGCGCACCTACGGCGCGCACAGCGAGGAGGTGCCGACGATCTCGGTCGAGCCGCCGCGCAGCCCGCTGCAGATGGACAAGGCGGTACGCGGGCTGGTCGAGGGCCGCTACGAGTGGATCGTGTTCACCTCCGCCAATGCCGTCCGGGCGGTTCGCGAGCGCTTCGAGTCCTACGGCCTGGATGCCCGCGCCTTCTCCGGCCTGAAGGTCGCCGTCGTCGGCAACACCACCGGTGCCGCGCTGCAGGCCTGGGGAATCGAGCCCGATCTGGTGCCGGCCGGCGAGCAGTCGGCCGCCGGGCTGGCCGCGGAGTTCCCGCCCTATGACGAGGTGCTCGACCCGATCAACCGCGTCTTCCTGCCGCGAGCCGACATCGCGACCGAGACGCTGACCGCCGGGCTGACCCGGCTCGGCTGGGCCGTGGAGGACATCACGGCGTACCGCACCGTCCGGGCCGCGCCGCCCGCGCCGGAGGTCCGCGAGGCGATCAAGACCGGCCGGTTCGATGCGGTCGTCTTCACCTCGTCCTCGACGGTACGCAATCTCGTCGGCATCGCCGGCAAGCCGCATCCGTCGACCGTGATCGCCGCGATCGGCCCGGCCACCGCGCAGACCTGTGAGGAGCACGGGCTGGCCGTCGACGTGATGGCGGGCAAGCCGTCGGCGATCGAACTGGCCGATGCCCTGGCCAATTTCGCGGCGGAGCGGCGCGACGCGCTGGTGGCCGACGGCGAGCCGGTGCTGCGGCCGTCGGAGGTCCGCAGCAGCCGCCAGCGCCGCCGTTGATCATGGACGAGTCGCTGATCATGGAAGGGGCGATCCGGCCGCGCCGGCTGCGGACCAGCCGGGCGCTGCGGGGGCTGGTCTCCGAGACCGCGGTGCGGCCCGAGCAGTTGATCCTGCCGGCCTTCGTCGCCGAGGGTGCGGCCGAACCGCGGCCGATCTCGTCCATGCCCGGCGTCGTCCAACACACGATGGCGAGCCTGCGGGCGCAGGCCCGGCGCTGCGTCGAGGCCGGCCTGGGCGGGATGATGATCTTCGGCGTACCCGAACACAAGGACGCCACCGGATCCGGTGCGCTGGCCCCCGACGGCGTGCTGAATGTCGCGTTGCGCGAGGTACGCGAGGAGGTCGGCGACGACCTGTTGGTGATGAGCGACGTCTGTCTGGACGAGTTCACCGACCACGGCCACTGTGGGGTGCTCGATGATCACGGCCGGGTCGACAACGACGCGACCGTCGAGCTCTATGCGCAGATGGCGGTCCGGCATGCCGATGCGGGCGCCCACGTGGTCGGCCCGAGCGGGATGATGGACGGCCAGGTCGGCGCCATCCGGGCGGCGCTGGATGCCGCCGGTCATCTCGACACGGTGATCCTCGCGTACTCGGCGAAGTACGCCAGCGCGTTCTACGGCCCCTTCCGCGAGGCCGTCGACTCCTCGCTGACCGGCGACCGGTTGGCCTACCAGCAGGATCCGGCGAATGCCCGGGAGGCGCTGCGCGAGGTCGACCTCGATCTCGAACAGGGTGCCGACATCGTCATGATCAAGCCGGCGCTGGCGTACCTGGATGTGATCCGCGCGGTCCGCGACCACGTCGACGTGCCCGTCGCGGCGTACAACATCTCCGGCGAGTACGCCATGATCGAGGCGGCCGCCGCGAACGGCTGGCTGGATCGCGAACGCGCGATCGACGAGACGCTGTTGTCGATCCGGCGGTCCGGCGCCTCGATCATCCTGACCTATTGGGCGCTGGAATATGCCCTGCGGAATCGCCCCTGAGCGGACCCCCGCGCGCCTAGTGTGTTCGTGTCGTTCCACGCAATCTGGAGGAATCGGTGAGTCAGCAGTTCGACCCCTACGGGCAACAGCCCGGCCAACAGGGCTACCAGCAGCAGCCGGCCTACCCGGCCCAGCCCGCCTACCCGCCGTCCGGCTACGGGATGTCGGCACCCTTCAAGCCGGAGGGCGATCCGGGCACCCGTGACCTGCCCTGGTACGGGATCGGTCCGGTGGACGCGGTCAAGCGCTACTACGGCAACTACGTGAACTTCAACGGGCGCGCCAGCCAGAGCGAGTTCTGGTGGGTGATGCTCTTCATCGGCGTCGTGATGACCGTCTTGTATGTCGTGGCGATGATCGGGTTGGCGGTGGGCGCCGCCAACAGCAGCAGCTCCGACGACATGCCGGTCGGGGCCGTGCTCGGCTTCGGGTTGCTCATCCTCTTCGCCCTGGCGAACGTGTTGCCCAGCATCGGGCTCACCATCCGGCGCCTGCACGACGCGAACCAGTCCGGCTGGCTGTACCTGCTGGCCCTGATTCCCTATGTCGGCGGCATCGCCCCGATCGTCTTCGGCCTGCTGCCGACCCATCCCGCCGGTACGCGGTTCGATCCGGTCGGCGCGACCCGGGCGATCTCGCAGTATGGCGGCGATCCCTACGCCCAGCAGGGGTACGCCCAGTCCGGCTACGACCAGCAGCCGGGTTACGGGCAGCAGCCCGACTACGGGCAGACCGGTTACGGGCAGCAGCAGGACTACGGGCAGTCGGGCTACGGCCAGTACGGCTCGGGTCAGTCGGGCTACGGGCAGTCGGGGCCGGCGGACTACAACCAGTCCGGTTACGGGCAGTACGGCTCGGGCCAGTCCGGCTACGGGAAGTCGGGGCAGGGCGAGCCCGGACAAGGCGATCCGGGCCGCGGTCCCGAGACCTGGCGCTGACGCCCGGCGCCGGTGACCCCGGCGCGCTCTACCGTTGTCCAGACGTCCCGACAATCAAGGAGAAACAAACCATGAGCCAGGCATACGGCGGCTACACCGGCGGCGACGTGCCCGCCACCACCGGCGATCCGGGCAACCTCGCTCTCCCGTGGTACGGCATCGGCTTCGGTGCCGCCATCAAGCGCTTCTTCGCCAAGTACGCCGTGTTCACCGGGCGCGCCAGCCGCGGAGAGTACTGGTGGGTGTTCCTCGCGATCCTCCTCCTCGGGATCCTCTTCAACATTCTGCTCACCGCGACCGGGGCGACCAACGCCGAGGCGATGTCGAACGGTGCGATGCCCGCGGCCGCGGTTGCCGTTTCCGGGATCTTCGGTCTGATCTACCTCGCCATCCTGATCCCGAATCTCTCCGTGACCGTGCGCCGGCTGCACGACACGGACAAGTCGGGCTGGTTCATCCTGATCGGCCTGATCCCCTTCGTCGGCGGCATCATCTTGCTGATCCTGCTGGCCATGGGCTCCAACCCGGCCGGGGCGCGCTTCGACCGCTGAGCCGCTGACCTGAGCGTTTCGCACACCGCGCCCGGCGCGGGCCCGCTAGCGTGGGCCCCGCCGGGCGCGGCGCGTCTCCGCCCGGCGCGGCCGCGACGGGGAGGCAACGATGGAGTTCAGCCAGCACGGGCATGCGGGGGAGCTCACGGCGTACCGTTGGCACAACGGCGACGAACCGACCTGGATCGCGGTCCTGGTGCACGGTTACGGCGAGCACCTGGGCCGCTACCAATGGGTCGCCGGGCGGCTGGCCGAACACGGCGCCGCCGTCTACGGGGTCGACCACCAGGGCCACGGCAAGTCCTCCGGGGATCGGGCCGTGATCGATGACTTCGACGCCGTCGTGGGCGATGTCCGCAGCCTGGTCCAGACCGCCCGCGCCGAGCACCCCGGGCTGCCGGTGGTGCTGATCGGCCACTCGATGGGAGGCATGATCGCGGCCCGCTACCTGCAGTTGCATCCCGACGACATCGCCGCCGCCGCGCTGACCGGGCCGGTGCTCGGCTCCTGGCCGGTGCTGGACCAACTGCGCGGGGTCGACGACATCCCCGACCTTCCGATCGATCCGGACACCCTGTCGCGCGACCCCGAGATCGGTCGGGCCTATGCCGAGGATCCGCTCGTCTACCACGGCCCGTTCAAGCGGCCGATGCTCGACGCGCTGCAGACCTCGCTGGACCGGATCAACGACGGCGGCCGCCTGCGCGTCCCCACCATCTGGCTGCACGGGGCCGACGACCAGCTCGTCCCGATCGAGGCCACCCGGGCCGGCTGGGAGCAGATCGCGCCGGACGACTCCGAGTCCCGGACCTATCCCGACGCTCGGCACGAGATCCTCAACGAGACCAATCGCGACGAGGTCCTCGCCGACCTGCTGGCCTTCACCGACGCGCATCGCTGAAGCCGATGCCCGGTGTCATTGCCGGGTTTGGCGTTTTCCACTACAGCGCGTAGAAATGGGGACCATGACCGCGCGCTCCGCAGCCCTCTTCGATGCTGCGCGCCGGGTCATCCCCGGCGGCGTGAACTCGCCGGTCCGGGCCTTCAACTCCGTGGGCGGTACGCCGCGCTTCATCACTTCGGCCAGCGGGGCGTACCTGACCGATGCCGACGGCAACGAGCTGGTCGACCTGATCTGCTCCTGGGGGCCGATGCTGCTCGGTCACGCCCACCCCGAGGTGGTCGCGGCGATCACCGAGGCCGCCGCCCGCGGCACCAGCTACGGTGCGCCGACGCCGGCCGAGATCGACCTGGTCGCCGAGATCGTCGACCGGACGCCGGTCGAGCAGGCCCGGCTGGTCAACTCCGGCACCGAGGCCACGATGAGCGTGCTGCGACTGGCCCGCGGGATCACCGGGCGGGACAAGATCGTCAAGTTCGCCGGCTGCTACCACGGGCATGCCGATTCGCTGCTGGCCGCCGCGGGGTCGGGCCTGGCCACCCTGGGCATCCCGGGTACGCCGGGCGTCACCGCGGGCACCACCGCCGACACCATCGTGCTGCCCTACAACGATCGCGCGGCCGTCACCGCCGCCTTCGCCGAGCACGGGCCCGAGATCGCGGCGCTGATCACCGAGGCGAGCCCGGGCAACATGGGCGTGGTCCCGCCCGCCGAGGGCTTCAACGCCTTCCTCGCCGAGACCGCCCGCGCGCACGGCGCCCTGTTCGTCTCCGACGAGGTGATGACGGGGTTTCGGGTCTCCCGCTCGGGGCAGTTCGGGCTGGACGGTGTCGAGCCCGACCTGATGACCTTCGGCAAGGTGATGGGCGGCGGCTTCCCGTGCGCCGCATTCGGCGGCCGGGCCGACCTGATGGGCCACCTGGCGCCGGTCGGTGAGGTCTACCAGGCCGGTACGCTGAGCGGCAATCCCGTGGCGGCCGCCGCCGGCCTGACCACGCTGCGGCTGGCCACCGACGAGGTCTATGCGGGCCTCGGGACCCGGGCCGACCAGCTCCGCGCGGCGGTCTCCGAGGCGCTGCGCGGCGCCGGCGTACCCCACCTCGTGCAGTCCGCCGGCAGCATGTTCAGCGTCTTCTTCACCGACGCCGACGAGGTCGTCGACTATGCCGGCGCCAGCGGTCAGGACACCGCCGCCTTCGCGGCGTTCTTCCACGCCATGCTCGACGCGGGGGTCCACCTCCCGCCGAGCGCCTTCGAGGCGTGGTTCCTGTCGGCCGCGCACGACGACGCGGCCATCGACAAGGTGATCACCGCCCTGCCGGAGGCCGCTCGCGCGGCCGCCCGGGCCGCCGAGGACCCCCAGCCGAAGCAAGGAAATGATCATGACTGATGCCGGCGATCGCGTCGTCGTCCACCTCGTCCGGCACGGCGAGGTGGACAATCCCGACGGCGTTCTCTACGGCCGGCTGCCGGACTACCACCTGTCCGGGCGGGGTCGGGAGATGGCCGAGCGGGTCGCCGAGCACACCGCCGACTGGCCGATCACCCATCTGCGCAGCTCGCCGCTGGAGCGGGCCCAGGAGACCATGGCGCCGATCGCCGCCCTGCGCCCCGACCTGCGGGTGGTCACCGACGACCGGGTGATCGAGGCGGCCAACCGACTCGAGGGTCGCGTGTTCTCCGCCGGCGCCAGCGCGCTGCGCGACCCGCGAGTGTGGTGGCACCTGCGCAACCCGCTGCGCCCGTCCTGGGGCGAGGCGTACCGCTCGATCGTCGCCCGGATGCGGACGGCGATCCGTGACGCGGCCGACGCCGCCGGGCCCGGCGGGCAGGCGTTGATCGTCTCCCACCAGTTGCCGATCTGGATGGCCCGCAGCGCGGCCGAGGGCCGCCGGCTGGTGCATGACCCGCGCCGCCGCGAGACCAGCCTGGCCTCGATCACGTCTTTCGTGCTGCGCGACGGCCGGATCGCCGCGGTCAGCTATGCCGAGCCGGCCGCCGATCTGTTGCCGGTGAAGCGTTCCCGGCGGAAGTTCGTCGCGGGAGCCTGATGAGCGCGATCGTTTCCCGCGCCGCCGCATTCGCCGTCGCCGCCGCCCTGCTGCTGGTCGGCTGTTCGTCGGGCTCCGGCACGACCGGCTTCGTCTCCGCCGAGCCCGGCCTGACCCGCGTGCCGCCGGGCCAGCGGGAGCCGGCGCCCGTGGTGAGCGGCACCACGCTCGACGGCAAGCCGATCTCCACCGCGGACTATCCCGGCAAGATCATCGTGATCAACGTCTGGGGCTCGTGGTGCGCGCCGTGCCGCAAGGAGGCGCCGGAGCTGGTCGAGGCAGCCGCAGCGACCAAGGACCGGGCGCAGTTCATCGGGATCAATACGCGCGACCCGGCCCCGCAGGCCGCCCTTGCCTTCCAGCGCGCGTTCGGGCTGAACTACCCGTCGATCTTCGACGGCGACGGCGTCGCGGTGGTCAGCTTCGCCGGAACCCTGCCGCCGAACGGCATCCCGAGCACCCTGGTGATCGACGCCGAGGGCAGGATCGCCGCCCGGGTGCTGGGTCCGACCACCAAGGCGACCCTGGTCGGACTGATCGACGACACCGCGGCGGGGCGCTGATCATGGAGCTCGGCGCCATCGCCCAGGAGCTCGCGCAGGGCAGCCTGCTGGTCGCCCTGCCGATCGCGCTGCTTGCCGGGGTGGTCTCCTTCTTCTCGCCGTGCGTGCTGCCGTTGTTGCCCGGCTATCTGTCCTATGCCTCCGGCATGTCGGCGAGCGAGGTGGTCCGCGGAGAGGCGCCGCGCGGTCGCATCCTGGTCGGTACCCTGCTCTTCGTCGCGGGCTTCGCCTTCGTCTTCGTCAGCGCCGGAGCCGCCTTCGGCGGGGTCGGGCTGGCGCTGCAGCGC harbors:
- a CDS encoding DUF805 domain-containing protein; translation: MSQQFDPYGQQPGQQGYQQQPAYPAQPAYPPSGYGMSAPFKPEGDPGTRDLPWYGIGPVDAVKRYYGNYVNFNGRASQSEFWWVMLFIGVVMTVLYVVAMIGLAVGAANSSSSDDMPVGAVLGFGLLILFALANVLPSIGLTIRRLHDANQSGWLYLLALIPYVGGIAPIVFGLLPTHPAGTRFDPVGATRAISQYGGDPYAQQGYAQSGYDQQPGYGQQPDYGQTGYGQQQDYGQSGYGQYGSGQSGYGQSGPADYNQSGYGQYGSGQSGYGKSGQGEPGQGDPGRGPETWR
- a CDS encoding histidine phosphatase family protein, which produces MTDAGDRVVVHLVRHGEVDNPDGVLYGRLPDYHLSGRGREMAERVAEHTADWPITHLRSSPLERAQETMAPIAALRPDLRVVTDDRVIEAANRLEGRVFSAGASALRDPRVWWHLRNPLRPSWGEAYRSIVARMRTAIRDAADAAGPGGQALIVSHQLPIWMARSAAEGRRLVHDPRRRETSLASITSFVLRDGRIAAVSYAEPAADLLPVKRSRRKFVAGA
- a CDS encoding DUF805 domain-containing protein; protein product: MSQAYGGYTGGDVPATTGDPGNLALPWYGIGFGAAIKRFFAKYAVFTGRASRGEYWWVFLAILLLGILFNILLTATGATNAEAMSNGAMPAAAVAVSGIFGLIYLAILIPNLSVTVRRLHDTDKSGWFILIGLIPFVGGIILLILLAMGSNPAGARFDR
- a CDS encoding alpha/beta hydrolase; its protein translation is MEFSQHGHAGELTAYRWHNGDEPTWIAVLVHGYGEHLGRYQWVAGRLAEHGAAVYGVDHQGHGKSSGDRAVIDDFDAVVGDVRSLVQTARAEHPGLPVVLIGHSMGGMIAARYLQLHPDDIAAAALTGPVLGSWPVLDQLRGVDDIPDLPIDPDTLSRDPEIGRAYAEDPLVYHGPFKRPMLDALQTSLDRINDGGRLRVPTIWLHGADDQLVPIEATRAGWEQIAPDDSESRTYPDARHEILNETNRDEVLADLLAFTDAHR
- a CDS encoding TlpA family protein disulfide reductase — translated: MVSRAAAFAVAAALLLVGCSSGSGTTGFVSAEPGLTRVPPGQREPAPVVSGTTLDGKPISTADYPGKIIVINVWGSWCAPCRKEAPELVEAAAATKDRAQFIGINTRDPAPQAALAFQRAFGLNYPSIFDGDGVAVVSFAGTLPPNGIPSTLVIDAEGRIAARVLGPTTKATLVGLIDDTAAGR
- the hemB gene encoding porphobilinogen synthase, translating into MDESLIMEGAIRPRRLRTSRALRGLVSETAVRPEQLILPAFVAEGAAEPRPISSMPGVVQHTMASLRAQARRCVEAGLGGMMIFGVPEHKDATGSGALAPDGVLNVALREVREEVGDDLLVMSDVCLDEFTDHGHCGVLDDHGRVDNDATVELYAQMAVRHADAGAHVVGPSGMMDGQVGAIRAALDAAGHLDTVILAYSAKYASAFYGPFREAVDSSLTGDRLAYQQDPANAREALREVDLDLEQGADIVMIKPALAYLDVIRAVRDHVDVPVAAYNISGEYAMIEAAAANGWLDRERAIDETLLSIRRSGASIILTYWALEYALRNRP
- the hemC gene encoding hydroxymethylbilane synthase, coding for MTDRTLRIGARRSPLAVAQARWVADRLADRGIATKLVGITTHGDTDPRELTQIGGTGVFAGAVRRALRDGEIDLAVHSAKDLPTVPEPGLEVVAHPAREDPRDVLVGARLEELRDGDRIGTGSPRRAAQLAAWAAGRGITLEIVPIRGNVDTRIGKVRDGELAATLLAAAGLRRLDRLDLAEGEDGAQVSGVPAEILSPQVMLPAAAQGALAVEAAPGTAAATAAAGLDDAETRARVGAERALLATLEAGCTAPVGVLASLIRRRDSGPDLTLAAVIGRTYPSTFDEAAPADPLLRVDGTAPAGEATALGATLAGELLARLDRPTP
- the hemL gene encoding glutamate-1-semialdehyde 2,1-aminomutase, which encodes MTARSAALFDAARRVIPGGVNSPVRAFNSVGGTPRFITSASGAYLTDADGNELVDLICSWGPMLLGHAHPEVVAAITEAAARGTSYGAPTPAEIDLVAEIVDRTPVEQARLVNSGTEATMSVLRLARGITGRDKIVKFAGCYHGHADSLLAAAGSGLATLGIPGTPGVTAGTTADTIVLPYNDRAAVTAAFAEHGPEIAALITEASPGNMGVVPPAEGFNAFLAETARAHGALFVSDEVMTGFRVSRSGQFGLDGVEPDLMTFGKVMGGGFPCAAFGGRADLMGHLAPVGEVYQAGTLSGNPVAAAAGLTTLRLATDEVYAGLGTRADQLRAAVSEALRGAGVPHLVQSAGSMFSVFFTDADEVVDYAGASGQDTAAFAAFFHAMLDAGVHLPPSAFEAWFLSAAHDDAAIDKVITALPEAARAAARAAEDPQPKQGNDHD
- a CDS encoding glutamyl-tRNA reductase — protein: MSVLVLSASHHTASVELLSALTLDAPARGKLATEVYASEFVDEVLVLSTCNRTEIYAAVSKFHGGLEEVTTALATVSGVPLHRLQDACAVSYDERAVQHAFSVASGMASMVRGEQQILGQVRAALTESQQAGTVGTALNALFQQALRVGKRVQHETSAGSAGRSLITAALDRVPTVAGRRVLIVGAGAMASLAARTAYARGAEIGLVNRTRSKAENLAESVAGKVFALSELRTAVAEADVLISCTGGRDPLLRPDDLAGSAVRHAIDLGLPADIDPAVAQLPGVELINLESLAHGGFDTASDAELADAERLVADEVSDFLAARHAAAVTPTVVALRTMAGEILDTELARLDARTRGLGETERAEVAQAMRRVVEKLLHQPTVRVRQLATDTAEMDYAGALRELFALDADAVRAVSDAEPPPR
- a CDS encoding uroporphyrinogen-III synthase, translating into MAPPARGRVIFVGTGPGDPDLLTLGAVAAIADADAVVLDHDDLRAILDHPSVTVADDIAVTVVGRQPSGKLQPPSARARTVLKLATGGKRVIRLVAGDPFLDGGIADEAAACVRGGIDFEVVPGVSSLTAVPEYAGIAMQHAGGIHFASAPDKITKTQAAQWSTTGTMVVSTVAGLVAELAESALAAGRPGEDAVLVTFDGGSTKQNSITSVLSELAEDITAAIADAGTDPEDPVHVMVGPAVSLREDLSWYETKPLFGWRVLVPRTKDQAGPMTTRLRTYGAHSEEVPTISVEPPRSPLQMDKAVRGLVEGRYEWIVFTSANAVRAVRERFESYGLDARAFSGLKVAVVGNTTGAALQAWGIEPDLVPAGEQSAAGLAAEFPPYDEVLDPINRVFLPRADIATETLTAGLTRLGWAVEDITAYRTVRAAPPAPEVREAIKTGRFDAVVFTSSSTVRNLVGIAGKPHPSTVIAAIGPATAQTCEEHGLAVDVMAGKPSAIELADALANFAAERRDALVADGEPVLRPSEVRSSRQRRR